CATGCCCCTGAGTATCAGCCCGCTCTTTGCCCCCTCAAGGGAGTAGTCCTCGCGGTGGTGGCTCATCTCCCCGGCGCTTATGACCGTGAATGCCCTGACCCTGGTTCCTTCCCCGAGGCTCGCCCTGAGGAGGTAGTGGGATAAAGAGCTGTGCCTTCCAACGGTCAGAACCTCAAGCTCGGCGTTCCTGGCCTTAAGCTCGACCACGAGGGACTTCGTCCCTTCCTCGGCCATGTCGTAGATTATTATCGGGGCCCTGACGTTCTCGGCCTCGATGCTTATGTGGTGGCTGATGAATGCCTTAGCCGAGAGGTGGGATACTATGACGAGGGGCTCCACCAGGTCTCTGGTAATCCTCAGTCTGTACGCTTTCCTGAGGGCGTAGAAGTGGAAGCCGAGGATTCTCGACTCCTCCGGCTGGGAAAGGCCCAGCATCCCCTCGCTCAGCTCAACACCCTCCGGAAGGCCGAACTCGACCTCGCTTCCCGATAGAACAACGTGCCCCCTTATCGGAACCTCACCGGCGTTAGCCTCTGTCGGCAGTTTGAGCGGCGAGTTCTCCTCGAAGAGCTTCCACTTGGTGTAGCTCTTTATGGTTGGGCTGTCACCGTACTTCTGGTAGGTTAACCTTTCGAGTGCTTCCCTCTCAATGAACATCAGCCAACACCCCCGACCTCGCTGAACTCAAGCTCTATGACCTTCTTGAGAACCTCGACGTACTCGAAGGGCAGTCCCTCCAGTATCTCGCTGATGAAGCCGAGCACGATAAGGCTCTTGGCCTCTTCCTCACTTATACCACGCGAGTTCATGTAGAAGAGCTTGTCTTCGCCGAGCTTCCCGGTCGTTGCCTCGTGGATTATGCTCGCTGTAGGCTCGTCGCTCTGGTTGTGCGGGTATGTGTATGCCCTGCTCTCCTCGTCAAGGATTAGCGAATCACACGAGACCGTGGCAATGGAGTTCTTCGCGCCCTTAATAATCCTCACCAGCCCGCGGTATATGTTTATGCCGCCGTTGGCGCTTATGCTCTTGGAGACTATCTTCGAGCTCGTGTTTGGAGCCAGGTGCCAGGTTTTAGCGCCGGTGTCCTTCATGAAGGGCCCGTTGCTCAGCGAGACGACGTACTGAGCTGTCCTTGCCCCTTCGCCCTTCAGGACGCTCGACGGGTAGGTGTAGGTTATTTTGCTCCCGATGCTGCCCTCTATCCACTCGACGTAGGCGTTTTCCTCTATTATTGCCCTCTTGTTGTTGAAGTTGATGACGTTCCTGCTCCAGTTCTGTATCGTGGTAAACTTGACGGTGGCATTTCTGTGAGCGTATATCTCGACCATGCCGTCGTGGAAGGAGAAGCCCTTGTACATCGGTGCCGAACAGCCTTCAATGAAGTGTATGTAGCTCCCCTCGTCCGCGACCAAAAGCGTGTGCTCGAACTGTCCCTCCAATGCAGAACCTATGACGAAGAAGGCCTCGACAGGGAAGGGGATTCTGACACCCTTCGGTACGTAAACGAAGACCCCACCGCTCCAGAGGGCGTGGTGTAAGGCTGAAAACTTGTGCTCTCCAGCGGGGAATACCCTGCCGAAGTACTTCTTCACAAGGTCAGGGTACTTCTGGAGGGCTTCCTCCATGGGGAGCATTATTATGCCCTTCTTCTCGAACTCCTCTTTGAGCTTCGAATAGACGCTTTCGCTGTCAAAAACTGCCGTTAAGCCGGAGAGAAACTTTTTCTCTATCTCTGGAATATTTAAGCGCTCAAATGTTCTCCTGATGTTTTCTGGCAAATCGTCCCAATCCCTAACTTCACTGCCTATCTCAGGCTTGGAGTAGAGGGTAAGGCTCTCAAGATCAAGCTCCTCAACACCGACAACCCACTTGGGCATCGGGAGCTTGTGAAAAAGTTCAAGTGCCCTGAGGCGGTGCCTGAGCATCCACTCCGGCTCGTTCTTTATCCGCGAGAGCTCCTCGATCATATCCTTTGTCAGCTCTCCCTTCAGCTCTATCTCCTTGGGGTATGGTACCGCCGTCCCGAGTATCTCCTCAAGCGAGCCGGCCTTGAGTATCTCCTCAAGCCTTGACTGCTGTCCCATTTTCCTCCACCGCCGCGAAGCCCTTCTCCTCTATGAGCTTTACAAGCTCCATCCCGCCGGAGACGACGAGCCTGCCCTCCTTCAGCACGTGCACCCTCTGGGGGTTCAGGTACTCCAGTATTCTGCCGTAGTGGGTGATGAGGAGTATCGCCGTCCCCTCGCTGTGCAGCTTGGCTATAATCCCTGCGATGACCTTGAGGGAATCCACATCAACTCCGCTGTCCGGCTCGTCGAGGATGAGAAGCTTGGGCCTCACGAGATATGCTTGGAGCATCTCAAGCTTCTTCCTCTCACCGC
Above is a genomic segment from Thermococcus sp. SY098 containing:
- the sufB gene encoding Fe-S cluster assembly protein SufB, producing the protein MGQQSRLEEILKAGSLEEILGTAVPYPKEIELKGELTKDMIEELSRIKNEPEWMLRHRLRALELFHKLPMPKWVVGVEELDLESLTLYSKPEIGSEVRDWDDLPENIRRTFERLNIPEIEKKFLSGLTAVFDSESVYSKLKEEFEKKGIIMLPMEEALQKYPDLVKKYFGRVFPAGEHKFSALHHALWSGGVFVYVPKGVRIPFPVEAFFVIGSALEGQFEHTLLVADEGSYIHFIEGCSAPMYKGFSFHDGMVEIYAHRNATVKFTTIQNWSRNVINFNNKRAIIEENAYVEWIEGSIGSKITYTYPSSVLKGEGARTAQYVVSLSNGPFMKDTGAKTWHLAPNTSSKIVSKSISANGGINIYRGLVRIIKGAKNSIATVSCDSLILDEESRAYTYPHNQSDEPTASIIHEATTGKLGEDKLFYMNSRGISEEEAKSLIVLGFISEILEGLPFEYVEVLKKVIELEFSEVGGVG
- a CDS encoding SufD family Fe-S cluster assembly protein, with product MFIEREALERLTYQKYGDSPTIKSYTKWKLFEENSPLKLPTEANAGEVPIRGHVVLSGSEVEFGLPEGVELSEGMLGLSQPEESRILGFHFYALRKAYRLRITRDLVEPLVIVSHLSAKAFISHHISIEAENVRAPIIIYDMAEEGTKSLVVELKARNAELEVLTVGRHSSLSHYLLRASLGEGTRVRAFTVISAGEMSHHREDYSLEGAKSGLILRGMPIAIGRAVDYLTNVLQYGEKTVSETRVHGFSYENGWTVHRGVAKVFESARNSSSGVVSQITIMDEGSLGVSVPMLEVDTGEIESAFHSSAVRQFDEDALFYLRSRGLDSDEAMSLFVHGIGEALSSHLERLRSKARSNVRELIEGLL